Proteins encoded together in one Desulfovibrio sp. UCD-KL4C window:
- a CDS encoding ABC transporter permease, with translation MSDHASEKQTMQPFALLGRISLNIFGELGAMFIFLFEAILHIFSSLSIFPKTIKELYFIGVRSLTVISLIGLFTGMVIGLQTYYALSKFGSEGFLGAAVALSLVRELGPVLTAIMLTGRAGSSMTAEIGVMRISEQIDALELMDINPINYLVSPKLIASLISFPILTALFDIIGIAGGYLTGVALLGGNSGVYFHRVYTSLSFEDISAGFAKSLVFAVIVCTVCCFQGYFTHFRKDGKGPEGVSQATTTAVVMSCVIVLISDYILTSLLF, from the coding sequence ATGTCAGATCATGCTTCAGAAAAACAGACCATGCAGCCTTTCGCTTTACTGGGAAGGATCAGCTTAAATATCTTCGGAGAACTAGGTGCCATGTTCATCTTTCTTTTCGAAGCAATTCTGCATATTTTCAGTTCCTTATCCATTTTCCCTAAAACCATTAAGGAACTATACTTCATAGGAGTCAGATCCCTGACTGTAATTTCCCTCATCGGATTATTTACAGGGATGGTTATCGGACTTCAGACTTACTATGCTCTTTCAAAATTCGGCTCAGAAGGATTCCTCGGAGCTGCGGTTGCCCTCTCACTGGTTAGAGAACTGGGTCCTGTCCTGACAGCAATCATGCTCACAGGGCGAGCAGGTTCTTCCATGACAGCTGAAATCGGCGTAATGCGTATTTCCGAACAGATCGACGCACTTGAACTGATGGATATCAACCCGATAAACTATCTTGTTAGCCCTAAACTTATCGCATCACTTATCTCTTTTCCAATCTTGACTGCTCTTTTTGATATTATCGGGATTGCGGGCGGATACTTGACTGGAGTTGCTCTACTTGGCGGAAATTCTGGAGTTTATTTTCACAGAGTATATACATCACTCAGTTTTGAAGATATTTCTGCCGGATTCGCAAAGTCACTTGTTTTTGCGGTTATTGTATGTACAGTCTGTTGTTTTCAAGGCTACTTCACTCATTTCCGCAAAGACGGAAAAGGTCCTGAAGGAGTCAGTCAAGCAACTACTACGGCAGTTGTCATGTCTTGTGTAATAGTACTTATATCTGACTATATTTTGACCTCTTTACTTTTTTA